atatttatgttttgtggAGCTCATTTTGCACAGTACAACAAGGACACTTCCATGCCTGAATGATGCTTTGTTCAAAAGATATTACTGGGTAAAGTcaatcatatattataataattcccAAGGTAATGTGGCCAATAGCGGGAACTGTTCCATTTTAGCTAGTTGGGATATAAAATGTGATAGCAAGCATTAAGGCAGGGAATAATGTTCTTTTATGTGCACATTCGGTTATGTCAAtatgtttttaaagaaaaataaaatgaaattatcaTTAATGGTTATATTTTCCCTTCAAAAGACTAGTGCTTGTTTTCTTTAAAGGGCTTGTGATTGTTTAACTACCAAGTCCACTGTTTATTAAAGTCATCATTACAATCCCTCTTCTTTTCACCCTccctttgtgttttgtattttcccCCAATTCTCCACTGGTCTAATACTGCATTTGGACCAGTGATGGGCCCTAGGCAGCCCTCAGCTccttccttcctgctttattgtcaagtttgtttgttatagcttgtaacattgTTTAAAATGCATGCTGATATGTTATACCACTCTTTCTTAGATTAACTATTGCTTTCATTTTTTACTGATATTAAGGATAAATTGTGACCATtttaaaggttagagggctgcccaTGAGGCCCTTGAAGTGTTTTAAACCCTCTAAACAAGACCCCCCCCATGCAAGCTACTCTTCTCCCAAACTTCCCATTTAATTTAAAGGTACAATTCCACAtagatattttattaaacaacacTTTTCAAAACCTCTCTGTTCtgtataggggtctatttatgacccataaTATATTCTTCTTAGTAACAAGAGTggcttatgttaaaaaaacactCATATTTTTTCATAGGATTACAGCTTTCATTAACTGTTGTAGTTACCTGTGCTGAATTACTTCATTGATTGTTTAAAAGTACAGCCTtccaattaattaatttagtaaAAGTAACTGCTAGAGTAAATTAAGTTCGAGATCAAAGCATTTGGTACTGGCTGGAAGAGGTCAGGTTGGAAGGTATTTCAATGTAAGTGTAAGTTCACACTAAAGCATAGCAACCAATAATATTTTTGCAGTACAGAGATAAAAGCAAATTGTTTGCTATGATTTAGAGCATAATCATAAACATCATAAAGCAAATATGCACAGCTAGAAAGAAACAccagaaaacattaaaatatgtaataatatacacagtgtgtgctaaTATGAATATAGTACACAAACAGAGACTTTTGGGACGAGGTTAAGGAATTTATTCATACAGACTGATATATCAGACCTACATTGTTATAGGGAAACATGGACAGGTCAGGGGCATTTGCATGTAAAAGAAAATCAATGATAGGCAGTATAACACTAgaaatgatggaaaaaaaaatgtacattgatAGACACAATGTATTTTCTGCTCTCCTGGCCAGCAAGCACAAagcactaaagctgggtacacacctatgcaattatcgtgcagaacACACGCTTCATGACTGTTTGGTCAGACATTGCATGAGAgcgtacgctcccacgatcatgttttattgttccaaaacacatcgcatctaaTGATTTGGTTTTTATAAACTTCATAAAAACTAcggtcaacgatggaacaatgtcttttctgcagatggttatgagagatgaagatcacagatctgaaggtaaattgtgtaggtgtgtaagcattaatcggcatgctcatcagaCTTTCAGTCGTTAGAGAAATGATTCCatatgtgtacccagcttaagattaaTACCCAATTTAGCCACATAAGtgggtggccaaattggataAGATGCAGCCATACATCCAGCCTTATTAAAGTCTGTTTGTGTGCTCAGAAGATGACCGAATATCCTGACCAAGGCCCTCTCCGGTCATCACTTGTGGACAGCCAAATAATTATCTACGagagggtttcccaaatccagtcctcagggacccctaacagtgcaggtttccatATCTCTTTAGTGTTGCACAGGTGTATTCCTTActtactgacacattgtaacagatccacaggtgctaCTAATTATGTCACGTGTGACCTAGAAAACGTGCACTGCTAAGGCTCCCTGAGGACCCGATTTGGAAAACACTGTTCTATGATTTCTATAGAATCATTATTGGCATTGCAATTTTTATTCCATATATTTGTGCGTGTGTGTCCTTTAAACTTGGGACATCTGCTGAAATCATGCTGAATTGTTGTAGGAGAGCCATTACACACATGGATAGAATTGCCAGTTATCTCCTGATTAGTTTCATGTCACATGTCTGATCAAGGAGCTGGTTGTTATTTCAGTACATACATCAGATCCCTCCTTCTGTGACTATCACACATTGTTACGGAAGCTGTCCACTAGAGGTCCGTGTTTACATTAAGTATGGGACCTTGCTGTGTTGAGTGAACAATAGCGACCTCTATGGGTGTACTAGACTGTGGTAAAGTAGGGATTGTGTAAATTCATACTTCATATCCTCTGTGATAGAAAACTCTTTTGATTGTTATGGGTTATTTCACGTTTGTACTCTGCGAAAATTCTAGAACAATTCTGAAACTATATAAAACATCAGGCCATAGGCACAAAACTTTGATAGGTTATATCTTTATAGTACACAAATGATGCTAAAATATGTGCGAACTCCAGAAATGAATAACTGAAAAAATCGTGAGCGCTGATGTCATCACTGTCTCAAGAAGGAACATTTGTTATACAGTGAGTAATAACCCAGCACATACTGTAaactattacagatattagaagtcatcttagatttctgtgacctgtacaAAAGCATGTCTGCCTTTATGTGGTGGAACTCTACAGTGCCTTCTAATAAACATTAGGGGTGCACTATCCCATATATAATCTATAGTAGGGGCTATGTTGTCTcttgtaatacatatatattcttcATAAATACAGAAGACATGGCATAAGAACTTTCTGATTACAAGTGATGACATCAGTACTTTATCATCACTTATGTAATATACCATACAGGTAACTCATTTAGCATATGGGTTTTTCTCACTTTTTTCCTCTTAGGTGGAGGCACATGGATTTAGCAACTTAACACACTTTGACCTACCTGGGGGTAGTGCAACCATGGGGTCCgacagctggacagagatggCCACAGAGGACAGATTGCTTGCTAATATTACTGCTTACCTGGTCATGGAAAAACAATTAATGCAAGTGATAGAAGAGCAAGGCGAGAGCCTGTTGCAAGGAGAAAGTGGGCTGCATGAGGGTCTTCAGAGTATGCTGAGGCAAGTGTCAGCCTTGAGGGCACAGTTGGAGCACCTTGGGGCAACAATGGGCCTGAAGAAAGAGTGGGCCGGCGAAACAGATGAAGTGGATAGCTCTTCGGGAAGCATGTTTGAAAGGAAGGTCAGGGGTTACCATCTTCTGAACGAGCTGTCAGTCTGGGCAGTGAGGAGCGTAAGGGACTTGCGGAAGttgcagagggagagagagcaatTGGTCACCAAGGGCGAGGCATCGACTGAAAAGAGTGAACTATGAAGTAAACAGAACTTGGCCTTCAGAATGTAAGAGAGGCAGAAGAAATCAAGAAAATGTACAACATGAATGACCATATGGATTCAATATTATAAATTGAACCTTAAGTAAAGAGATATTTAATAAGACTAGCATGGGAAGCAAACTGTATTATCAATATAGTATACTCTCAATTGAACCCATCTGATCCAGACACACAATTGAAGAAGTGGACAAAAATGGAAAtaccaatataaagtcacttatTGCATTGGGTCACCATGTGCAGTTACTATGTCCTCAATGCACCTTGGATTCACTCtaccaatgtctggaattgtgcaggagGGATGCTGCACCAATGCTTCCACAATAAAGTTACACAACTGATGTCTGGTTAATAAAGGTGGTGTAAAATATGCTCAGACATTATTCTAGAATATCCCAAAGCTACTCAGTTAGGTTCAGATCTGGTGATAAGGTATATACAGTTAACATGGTCATTAAACCATTGAGCAAGGGTACATGCTCTCTGGATGGGAACATTGTCATACAGCAAGACACCCCTTCAATCATTAAAGAAATTCTGCAACATGGGGTGAAGATGATTTCACAGTACCATTAACTAGCAGTTAGCACTGACCTTGCCTTCTAAGGGAATGATTGCACCTGAACCATGCTAGGACAATGTGCACCACAACATTATGGAATAACAAGAAACCTTCACTGTTGTAAACAagcacccagggacgtagatggcTTTAGATTGTGCCACAAGTGCACTTGTCTGTTTGTCCAGAACACAGTGACGGATGATTCATCTGACCAAATAACCTTTCTCCACTTCCTTCCTCCTCCACCATTATTGTTAGGTATAATAAGTGATTTGTGCACTGCAATCCAACTATGATGTCCTGCTCTTTGGAGTTTTTGTTGGACCATTCTTGATTTGATTGGCTACTCACACAGTCATTTAATTTGCAGCTGCCAATTGTAAACTGCTAAATGTGCTGGcgctgtatattattattatatttttctaaGCGCTGAAATTATGCAGGGCTGTGCATCAAGGGGATCATGATATGACAAATTATATACAGTGGCAAGGAGATAGAAGGCAAAGATGGACctgcccaaatgagtttacaatctaagaggcgTGGGGACCACATGATACAGAAGGTAGgagaataataattgtatttaaagGTGTGGGTGGCTATTGTTAGGCAGCAACATTATCAGCCTCCAATAATAAAGCAACTGACATATCTGTGTAACTACCGATTGTGTAGGCAGTTTGGAACGAGGAGAGACAGTAGAAGACAGACAcgaaacatgaaccagtcactgtagagaTCTTAaaacagctgctggcaaccattttcaccatttatcataactGAGCATCCTTCCTCTGCTTGTTATAGAGGAGGCTTTTGCATGTATGCAGCACAGACACTCATGTGTTTTTTTGTCTGTTTGGAGTAACAGTGTGTAGTAGCCCATTGTTCTGCTTTAGTGTCATGCTCACTGCTGTCAAAAAAAACCTTGacagttgttccccatgttcaGTGGCAGCTGTTGTCACCAAGAAGGCAGCTGAAatcaccaaaggaggaatagACATGGAAACAGCAATGCCAATTaaactcactgggtccagcagctgaactgagatggtattccTTGGTGTGATGATACCTGGCACCACTGCAATAATTCCCCATCGCCTTCAtacatttttagatgttttatagtTGTGGGAAGGTGAAGCAAAGCTGATCTAAAATGTGCATATCTGCAAATGCCGTCCAcatgctaaaaatatataaataaattaaaattataatgttaataataattacaggcTATCAGAGCAGTCCAGCAAATTTTATACATGACCCTGACCATACTGGGATGTTAATTTCCTAATTAATACCACACCTATTTGGAAGCCCTTGCTTCAGTTTGTTTGGTTCCCTCATTTACCCCGTAGTTCCCATATTTTTGCCCACTACCTGTTTCTTATCTGATTAATGCAGGGATGCAATGCTGATTTAGTCCTTATTTGACCACTGTATGGAAAATAGTAACAATTTAATGCAATGCATTATTTATATTACaacattatttgttatttaagtgttttattaatagtagtcctatataatattaataaaaataaggtAAGCAGTCAATACCCTTGGGACTTATTGGTTTGTTTACTGCTAATGTTTCCTTCCTAAACCTCAGCAATTCGAAGAAATACTGAAGTGAACATGATTGACAGTTGTAAGTTATATGGCCATTAATTGACAAAACAGTAATTTTAGGCAAACATTCAATGACAGACTTTTTCATGTGGGTAATGGTTGTGCATATTGTGTTCTGATCTACCCTCAAGCAGGGCTGTAGCATGTAGAGTCTAATTTGGCTAGGGCGGGATGCTTCAAAAGGAGGTTAATAAAGGAATTTGTCAtttactttattgttttttttgtttcagttaAAGAGGCTGGCTTTATCATTATtttgaaaaatgcatttaattatgGCATAACACCTGATTAAACATGGGTACTACAAGTGCTATGTGGtgcatcatttatttaatcattccAAATGTTTAAGTATTAATAACATTTTAGtcaatataacatttatattaaatattaaaaataaatatgtaagaggtgtgtttgtgttcatttgtaacttttttttacatatgcatttttaATCTGTAACTATTAGATGAGGTGGGACAAATAATGGTGTCCCCCAGACCCTTTTCTTGAGGTTACCAGGCTTGtgcttatagggcctgattcattaacgaaagtaaagcaaaaaaaattgtaacttttcacctgggcaataatatgttgcattggagagggagatacatttaaaatgtagggacagatttataatcatcatcatttatttatatagcatcactaatcccgcagcgctgtacagagaacgcactcatatcagttcatgccccattggagct
The nucleotide sequence above comes from Mixophyes fleayi isolate aMixFle1 chromosome 6, aMixFle1.hap1, whole genome shotgun sequence. Encoded proteins:
- the CNTF gene encoding ciliary neurotrophic factor; the encoded protein is MDSDVLFPDLCSRVIQQLRQIRVDLLLLTEKYVEAHGFSNLTHFDLPGGSATMGSDSWTEMATEDRLLANITAYLVMEKQLMQVIEEQGESLLQGESGLHEGLQSMLRQVSALRAQLEHLGATMGLKKEWAGETDEVDSSSGSMFERKVRGYHLLNELSVWAVRSVRDLRKLQREREQLVTKGEASTEKSEL